In Methanomassiliicoccales archaeon, the genomic stretch TCTTCTTTCAATTTCCATCCTTATCCAGTCTTCATCAGTATTGGTCCCTTCAGGAAGTTGGAATTTGAAATTTCTAAACGCTATAAGTTCCCCTGTCTTGGGCACGATAAGGGACACTTTGTGATGGAGATCCCAAAGCATTCTTACAGCAAAGCCGGCTAATGTGTCGGGTGAGTTAACAGGAACTGGATGGCCGCCTGCCATTCCCACGCTCTCATCTTTAAATGGTGAGAGTAGATGTGCTAATGAACTATCCGCTAGAATATTGTCAGCGTTCACTAAGACAATGATATCTCCCTTAGCCTCACGTATGATCTCATTAACAGCGGAATATTTCCCTTCTCTTCTTTCTTGGATTATGAGCGAAACCCGATAATCTATCTCCATGTATTTCCTTACGATCTCATTCGTACGATCTGTGCTCCCGCTCGAAACCACAAGAATCTCCTTTATTGAAAAATCTTCGATCTGCTGCGACGATATGGCTTTCAGCGAATTCTCTATGTTCCTTTCCTCATTGTGCGCACAAACACCAATCGTCACAGGCTGCATCGTTTCTATAAGAATCACTTGTGATAGATAATTTTCGTTTCGCCGGTCAGCGGTGCGTGCCAATCCTCGATCCGAATGTATCGTACACCACCGCCAAGGCAAAACCGATCAACATCGGCATCAATTGTAGGTCTGGAAGCTGGAGTGCTATGAGGTAAAAGAATACAAGGTTGAGGATGAATCCGCTAAATGCAATGAACATTGTTTGTAGTCCCCTTATAATTCCAATATTCTCTTTTTCTTCCGAGAAAAATTTGTTTGCAGCTACCACGTAACCTACCGCTAGAAGGAATGAAACGACCGTCG encodes the following:
- a CDS encoding glycosyltransferase, whose translation is MQPVTIGVCAHNEERNIENSLKAISSQQIEDFSIKEILVVSSGSTDRTNEIVRKYMEIDYRVSLIIQERREGKYSAVNEIIREAKGDIIVLVNADNILADSSLAHLLSPFKDESVGMAGGHPVPVNSPDTLAGFAVRMLWDLHHKVSLIVPKTGELIAFRNFKFQLPEGTNTDEDWIRMEIERRGFKVVYVPEAIVYNRGPETVREFLKQRVRVNIGEMYMKKRFGFTVPTWNATNLISPILSFLKENKNDIWRIATTIFLELAVRSYAKAHVTLNRPDKYIWEMVESTKKVS